One region of Miscanthus floridulus cultivar M001 chromosome 19, ASM1932011v1, whole genome shotgun sequence genomic DNA includes:
- the LOC136526633 gene encoding putative disease resistance RPP13-like protein 1 — protein sequence MAAVLDSFVKRCTASLEDFAGQEACTALGTGDDVRGLLATLSRIDVIISHEERRRVLSAKADAWVVQVKDAMYEIDDVIDVCMIEGAKILVDDRPPTPKVRCFSCFKPSGPRKFRHEISFTIRDIDLRLREVEEEMPRLPAGSAHSDDAKRDWFSHNVCKNCSNTMNPQAVGSQVQKAVGGLVPRMLREGKKKVDVFAIIGAVGIGKTTLAREIYNDDRMTENFPICVWVDMSKDLSELDFLKMIIRGAGANVGDTENKEELLILLGSALSKRFLLVLDDLDSPSIWDNLLKDPLGDGVARGRILITTRNEEVAASMKATIHRVDKMDPENAWALLCKQVDPECNLEELATLKDVGIKIAEKCDGHPLAIMVIAGVLRSRGNSKAEWEMVLNNDSWFMSPVLPEVPQAVYVSYVDLPSQLKECFLHCSLYPEEYPIQRFDLVRRWIAEGIVNARDNKLLEESAEEYYVELISRNLLQPDPESVERCWITHHLLRSLARLLIADESILIYGQQKLNTSLSKPRHLTLCNMENSLDGPISLKQQMSLRSLMLFKSPTVRAVDLLIESASCLRVLDLSNTAVEALPKSIGNLVHLRYLNLDGTQVRDIPSSIGFLINLQTLGLQGCQSLQRLPWSIRALLELRCLCLKGTSLSYVPKGVGELKRLNHLDGLIIGHDNNAPEGCDLDDLKALSELRHLHVESLDRATSGAAALANKPFLKDLYLSEQAPVIENQESLEDKDGTEKEEKEEQEGSNDQCRGDESAKASEKIWNELTPPHSIEKLVIKNYKGVKFPNWVRGPKLGASFPSLVFLDLENCMACTKLPSLGLLSQLQSLQISNADSVITIGSEFLGTTVLSPATSFPKLEVLKLRNMKKLEEWSLTVEENQVLLPCLKSLQIQWCPKLKALPEGLKHVALCELHVEGAHSLTEIKDLPKLSDELHLKDNKVLQRISNLPMLRSIIIDDCSKLKHVAGLDALQCLRLVFPPSTETFYFEELIIFWSIAFPRWLELLIQKCKGLRRFELQCGLSLLRSCLDGGKNWPLSAAGP from the coding sequence ATGGCGGCGGTGCTCGACTCCTTCGTCAAGCGATGCACGGCATCACTGGAAGACTTCGCCGGCCAGGAGGCCTGCACCGCCCTCGGCACCGGGGACGATGTCAGGGGCCTACTGGCCACGCTGTCGCGCATCGACGTCATCATCTCCCATGAGGAGCGGCGGAGGGTCCTTAGTGCCAAAGCTGATGCCTGGGTGGTGCAGGTGAAAGACGCCATGTACGAGATCGACGACGTCATCGATGTCTGCATGATCGAGGGCGCAAAGATCCTCGTTGATGACCGCCCGCCCACGCCCAAGGTCCGATGCTTCTCCTGCTTCAAGCCTTCAGGGCCCCGGAAGTTCCGCCATGAGATCAGCTTCACCATTAGGGACATTGATCTCAGGCTCAGGGAAGTAGAGGAGGAAATGCCTAGACTTCCTGCTGGATCAGCTCACTCTGATGATGCAAAAAGGGACTGGTTCAGCCATAACGTCTGTAAGAATTGTTCAAACACGATGAATCCCCAAGCAGTTGGGTCGCAGGTCCAGAAGGCTGTGGGTGGCCTTGTGCCAAGGATGCTTAGAGAGGGCAAGAAGAAGGTGGATGTCTTCGCCATCATTGGTGCGGTGGGGATTGGCAAGACTACGCTTGCTAGGGAGATCTACAATGATGACAGGATGACTGAAAATTTCCCCATTTGTGTGTGGGTCGACATGTCCAAGGATTTATCGGAGCTAGATTTCCTCAAAATGATCATCAGGGGTGCTGGTGCCAATGTTGGGGATACAGAAAACAAGGAGGAACTCCTCATCCTCCTCGGTTCTGCCCTTTCAAAAAGGTTCCTCCTTGTCCTGGATGACTTGGACAGCCCGAGCATATGGGACAATCTGCTCAAAGATCCGTTGGGAGATGGTGTCGCGAGAGGAAGAATACTGATCACAACTCGGAATGaggaagtggcggcaagcatgaAGGCAACTATCCACCGTGTTGACAAAATGGACCCTGAGAATGCCTGGGCATTATTGTGCAAACAAGTTGATCCAGAATGCAATTTGGAAGAGCTTGCAACATTAAAGGATGTTGGGATTAAGATTGCAGAGAAATGTGATGGCCATCCTCTAGCAATCATGGTTATTGCAGGTGTTCTAAGGTCAAGAGGCAACAGCAAGGCTGAATGGGAGATGGTTCTGAATAATGATTCTTGGTTCATGAGCCCGGTCCTTCCAGAAGTACCACAAGCTGTGTATGTGAGTTATGTTGACCTGCCTTCTCAGCTGAAGGAGTGTTTCCTCCATTGCTCTCTGTATCCAGAAGAATACCCCATTCAGCGCTTTGATCTTGTGCGGCGTTGGATTGCTGAAGGAATTGTAAATGCCAGAGACAACAAACTGCTCGAAGAATCAGCTGAAGAGTACTATGTAGAATTGATAAGCAGAAACCTACTACAGCCTGATCCTGAAAGTGTTGAGCGATGCTGGATAACACACCATCTTCTCCGCTCACTAGCCCGCCTTTTGATAGCAGATGAGAGTATCTTAATCTATGGTCAGCAGAAATTGAACACCTCATTGTCAAAGCCCCGACATCTCACATTGTGTAACATGGAAAACAGCTTGGACGGTCCGATTTCACTGAAGCAGCAGATGAGCTTAAGGTCACTGATGCTCTTCAAAAGTCCAACTGTCAGAGCAGTTGATCTTCTCATCGAGTCAGCTTCATGCTTGCGTGTATTAGATTTGAGCAATACAGCAGTGGAGGCCCTCCCGAAATCCATTGGCAACTTGGTGCATTTAAGGTACCTCAATCTTGATGGAACTCAGGTCAGAGACATACCTTCTTCCATTGGATTTCTCATAAACTTGCAGACCTTGGGCCTTCAAGGTTGCCAAAGCTTACAGAGACTTCCTTGGTCCATCAGGGCATTGCTAGAGCTTAGATGCCTTTGTCTCAAGGGAACTTCCCTAAGCTATGTACCAAAGGGTGTTGGTGAGTTGAAGCGTCTCAATCATCTAGATGGTCTAATCATCGGTCATGACAACAATGCGCCTGAGGGTTGTGACTTAGATGACCTTAAAGCTTTGTCAGAACTAAGGCACCTTCATGTAGAGAGTTTGGATAGGGCTACTTCTGGTGCTGCTGCACTCGCAAACAAGCCATTCCTAAAGGATCTGTACCTCTCTGAGCAAGCCCCAGTAATAGAAAACCAGGAGAGTCTGGAGGACAAAGATGGaacagaaaaagaagagaaggaagagcaggaaggAAGCAATGACCAATGCAGGGGAGATGAATCAGCCAAAGCTAGTGAAAAGATATGGAATGAGCTCACCCCACCCCATAGCATCGAGAAGCTAGTAATCAAGAACTACAAAGGTGTAAAGTTTCCGAATTGGGTAAGAGGTCCCAAGCTAGGAGCCTCCTTCCCCAGCCTTGTGTTTTTGGATCTTGAAAACTGCATGGCATGCACTAAACTGCCTTCACTTGGCCTCCTGAGTCAACTCCAGTCCCTGCAAATCTCAAATGCGGACTCAGTCATCACCATTGGTTCAGAATTCCTTGGGACCACTGTACTTTCACCAGCCACTTCATTTCCCAAGCTTGAGGTTTTAAAGCTCAGAAACATGAAGAAACTTGAAGAGTGGTCTTTAACTGTGGAGGAGAACCAGGTACTGTTACCTTGTTTGAAGTCACTGCAGATACAGTGGTGCCCTAAACTGAAAGCTCTACCAGAAGGCCTGAAGCATGTAGCGCTGTGTGAACTTCATGTGGAGGGTGCACATAGCCTAACTGAAATCAAGGACCTGCCAAAACTATCTGATGAGCTCCATCTCAAAGATAACAAGGTGCTCCAGAGGATCTCCAACCTGCCCATGCTTCGTTCCATCATTATTGATGACTGCTCAAAGCTGAAGCATGTGGCAGGTCTTGACGCGCTGCAGTGCCTCAGACTTGTGTTTCCTCCGTCCACCGAGACATTTTATTTCGAAGAGCTAATCATTTTCTGGAGCATTGCCTTCCCACGGTGGCTGGAGCTACTGATTCAAAAGTGCAAAGGCCTGAGACGGTTCGAGTTGCAGTGCGGTCTGTCATTACTCAGGAGCTGCCTCGACGGTGGCAAGAACTGGCCCCTCAGTGCAGCAGGTCCCTGA
- the LOC136529831 gene encoding protein argonaute 1D-like: MGSWRPKLPGFGEGSQAAEPGGGGRGPGRGFRGRGGSYHQKLPQGGRGTGYYQHGQGSMSQPRGAIMSQRWQPAGPAAGYMGQGQAYREVQPPHYYGGGRGGRGAGPSTIAPELRQAMETSHEPDNISPEAGSLDLSPRASTVEVTDQLKDLSVQDESSMCQDIVQAFPVSSNAYKFPHRPGSGSIGTRCLVKANHFFAELPDKDLHQYDVSITPEVTSRIVNRSVMEELVKLHKMSYLGGRLPAYDGRKSLYTAGPLPFISKEFHITLIEEDGGSGVERRKKTYKVVIKFAARADLRRLEQFLAGRQAEAPQEALQVLDIVLRELPTTRYAPFGRSFFSPDLGRRRSLGEGIESWRGFYQSIRPTQMGLSLNIDMSATAFFEPLPVIDFVQQLLNTNIHSRPLSDAERVKIKKALRGVKVEVTHRGNMRRKYRIASLTSQATRELTFPVDHGGAVKSVVQYFQETYGFTIQHTYLPCLQVGNQQHPNYLPMEVCKIVEGQRYSKRLNQSQIRALLEETCQRPLDRERDIVQTVNHNSYHEDPYAKEFGIKISERLASIEARILPAPRLKYNETGREKDCLPRVGQWNMMNKKMVNGGRVRSWICVNFARNVQESVAIGFCRELARMCQASGMDFALEPILPLIYAHPDKVERALKARFHDAMNMLGPQRRELDLLIGILPDNNGSLYGDLKRICEIDLGLVSQCCCAKQVFKMNKQILANLALKINVKVGGRNTVLADAVSRRIPLVTDKPTIIFGADVTHPHPGEDSSPSIAAVVASQDWPEVTKYAGLVSAQSHRQELIEDLYKVTHDPQKGTICGGMIRELLISFKRSTGQKPQRILFYRDGVSEGQFYQVLLHELDAIRKACASLEANYQPQVTFIVVQKRHHTRLFAHNHNDKNSVDTSGNILPGTVVDSKICHPTEFDFFLCSHAGIKGTSRPAHYHVLWDENNFTADALQTLTNNLCYTYARCTRSVSIVPPAYYAHLAAFRARFYMEPDSSDSGSLASGARGGAPSSSSTSRSTRATTGGAVRPLPALKDSVKNVMFYC; the protein is encoded by the exons ATGGGATCTTGGAGACCGAAACTGCCTGGGTTTGGCGAGGGCTCACAGGCTGCTGAGCCCGGTGGTGGTGGAAGAGGTCCTGGAAGAGGTTTCCGTGGCCGCGGTGGCTCCTACCATCAAAAACTCCCACAAGGTGGTCGTGGAACTGGCTACTACCAGCATGGACAGGGTTCCATGTCACAACCTCGCGGAGCCATCATGTCGCAGAGGTGGCAGCCTGCTGGCCCTGCTGCAGGATATATGGGCCAAGGTCAGGCTTACAGAGAAGTGCAGCCACCACACTACTATGGTGGTGGTAGAGGTGGACGTGGGGCAGGCCCGTCCACCATAGCTCCCGAGCTGCGCCAAGCAATGGAAACTTCACATGAACCTGATAACATCTCACCAGAAGCAGGCTCTCTGGATCTGTCACCAAGAGCTTCTACTGTAGAAGTTACGGATCAGCTGAAAGATTTGTCTGTACAGGACGAATCAAGCATGTGCCAAGACATTGTGCAAGCATTTCCAGTGTCGAGCAATGCATATAAGTTTCCTCACCGCCCAGGAAGTGGAAGTATTGGCACCAGGTGTTTGGTGAAGGCAAATCACTTCTTTGCTGAATTACCTGACAAGGATCTTCATCAGTATGAT GTTTCAATCACCCCGGAAGTTACATCGCGAATTGTGAACCGTTCTGTCATGGAAGAGCTGGTGAAGCTGCACAAGATGTCATACTTGGGAGGGCGGCTTCCAGCCTATGATGGTAGAAAGAGCCTATACACGGCTGGTCCACTGCCATTCATTTCAAAAGAATTTCACATCACTCTAATTGAGGAAGATGGTGGTTCTGGAGTAGAGAG GCGTAAGAAAACATACAAGGTAGTGATTAAATTTGCTGCAAGGGCTGATCTCCGTCGTCTGGAGCAATTTTTAGCTGGAAGGCAAGCAGAGGCTCCTCAAGAAGCCTTGCAAGTTCTTGATATTGTTCTGCGGGAGCTGCCAACAACAAG ATATGCACCATTTGGGCGATCATTTTTCTCTCCTGACCTGGGGAGGAGGCGATCCCTTGGTGAGGGAATAGAAAGCTGGCGTGGGTTTTACCAGAGCATTCGGCCTACTCAAATGGGCTTGTCATTGAATATTG ATATGTCGGCAACTGCTTTCTTTGAGCCATTACCTGTGATAGATTTTGTTCAACAGCTTTTAAACACCAACATCCACTCAAGGCCCCTCTCAGATGCTGAACGTGTCAAG ATAAAGAAGGCCTTAAGAGGAGTGAAGGTGGAAGTTACGCACCGTGGTAACATGCGACGGAAGTATCGAATTGCTAGTTTAACATCTCAGGCAACTCGGGAGCTAAC TTTTCCTGTTGATCATGGTGGCGCAGTGAAGTCTGTTGTACAATATTTTCAAGAGACCTATGGCTTTACCATCCAGCACACCTACCTGCCCTGTCTGCAGGTTGGCAATCAGCAGCACCCAAATTACCTTCCAATGGAG GTCTGCAAAATAGTGGAGGGACAGAGGTACTCTAAGAGATTAAACCAGAGTCAGATAAGAGCTCTTTTAGAGGAGACATGCCAGCGCCCACTTGATCGGGAGCGTGACATTGTTCAG ACGGTGAATCATAACTCTTACCATGAGGATCCTTATGCTAAAGAGTTTGGCATTAAGATCAGTGAGCGTTTGGCTTCAATTGAGGCACGGATTTTACCTGCTCCTCGG CTCAAGTATAATGAAACTGGCAGAGAGAAGGACTGCTTGCCTAGAGTTGGGCAGTGGAATATGATGAACAAG AAAATGGTAAACGGTGGTAGAGTGAGGAGCTGGATTTGTGTCAATTTTGCTCGAAATGTGCAAGAGAGCGTTGCTATTGGATTCTGTCGTGAACTTGCTCGCATGTGCCAAGCCTCGGGAATG GACTTTGCCCTGGAGCCTATTCTTCCGCTTATATATGCACATCCTGATAAAGTGGAGAGAGCTCTGAAAGCAAGGTTCCATGATGCAATGAACATGCTCGGACCACAGCGCAGAGAACTCGATTTGCTTATTGGAATACTTCCTGATAATAATGGTTCTCTTTATG GTGATTTGAAGCGTATCTGTGAAATTGACCTTGGATTAGTTTCACAATGCTGCTGTGCAAAGCAAGTTTTTAAGATGAACAAACAGATACTGGCAAATCTTGCTCTGAAGATAAATGTCAAG GTTGGAGGAAGGAACACAGTGCTGGCTGATGCAGTGTCAAGACGCATTCCTTTGGTGACTGACAAGCCTACCATCATATTTGGTGCGGATGTGACCCATCCTCATCCTGGTGAAGATAGCAGCCCTTCCATTGCTGCT GTTGTGGCTTCCCAAGATTGGCCTGAGGTGACAAAGTATGCTGGTTTAGTTTCTGCTCAATCTCATAGGCAAGAGTTAATAGAGGATCTGTATAAGGTCACACATGATCCTCAGAAAGGAACCATTTGTGGTGGCATGATCAG ggagcTTCTTATATCCTTCAAAAGATCAACTGGTCAAAAGCCTCAGAGGATACTATTCTACAG GGATGGTGTGAGTGAAGGGCAGTTCTACCAAGTTCTACTGCATGAATTGGATGCAATCCGAAAG GCGTGTGCATCGCTGGAAGCAAATTACCAACCGCAGGTGACTTTCATCGTGGTCCAGAAACGGCACCACACGAGGTTGTTTGCACACAACCACAATGATAAGAATTCAGTCGACACAAGTGGGAACATACTTCCTG GTACTGTTGTGGACTCGAAGATCTGCCATCCTACAGAGTTCGACTTCTTCCTGTGCAGCCATGCTGGCATCAAGGGCACGAGCCGTCCTGCTCACTACCATGTCTTGTGGGATGAAAACAACTTCACAGCTGATGCATTGCAGACCCTTACCAACAACCTTTGCTACAC TTACGCGAGGTGCACACGTTCTGTATCCATTG TCCCACCAGCGTACTATGCTCATCTGGCTGCATTCCGCGCCCGATTCTACATGGAGCCTGACAGCTCAGACAGCGGATCACTGGCGAGCGGCGCTCGTGGAGGAGCGCCGTCCAGCTCATCGACATCCCGCAGTACCCGTGCCACCACCGGCGGAGCCGTTAGGCCCCTTCCCGCACTGAAGGACAGTGTCAAGAACGTCATGTTCTACTGCTGA
- the LOC136528416 gene encoding uncharacterized protein yields the protein MVGLSEGEKDFIRGGIAQDLRTDGRRRLQFRALSVQTGVIPQANGSARVRLGATEIIASVKAELGKPSILHPDKGKVSIFVDCSPTAEPMFEGRGSEELSSELSVSLQRCLLGGKSGAGAAIDLSSLIVVEGKVCWDLYIDGLVVSSDGNLLDALAAAIKVALSDTGIPKVNVSVNTASDEEPEVDVSDEEFLQFDTSSVPVIITLTKVGRHYIVDATSEEESQMSSAVSVSVNRHGQICGLTKRGGAGLDPSVIFDMISVAKHVSQQFISLLDSEIAAAEAEEAE from the exons ATGGTGGGTCTCTCTGAAGGGGAGAAGGACTTCATCCGCGGCGGCATTGCACAGGACCTTCGCACTGATGGACGTAGGCGGCTGCAGTTCCGGGCCCTCTCCGTGCAAACCGGAGTCATTCCACAG GCGAATGGCTCAGCGCGTGTTAGATTGGGGGCCACTGAAATAATCGCTAGCGTCAAG GCTGAACTTGGAAAACCAAGCATTCTTCACCCTGACAAAGGAAAAGTTTCCATTTTTGTTGACTGTAGTCCAACCGCTGAGCCTATGTTTGAG ggtagaGGTTCTGAAGAATTGTCTTCTGAGCTATCTGTTTCCCTGCAAAGATGCTTGCTGGGTGGTAAAAGTGGTGCTG GTGCTGCAATTGATCTGTCGTCCCTAATTGTTGTTGAGGGAAAGGTCTGCTGGGATCTGTACATTGATGGGCTTGTGGTCAGTTCTGATGGTAATTTGCTAGATGCGCTAGCTGCTGCGATAAAG GTTGCTTTGAGTGATACAGGTATACCAAAAGTTAATGTTTCTGTTAATACAGCATCTGACGAGGAGCCTGAAGTTGATGTAAGCGATGAGGAATTTCTGCAGTTCGACACCTCCAGTGTGCCTGTTATTATTACATTAACCAAG GTGGGTCGGCACTACATCGTTGACGCCACCTCAGAGGAAGAATCCCAGATGAGTTCTGCAGTGTCAGTATCAGTCAACAGGCATGGCCAAATATGCGGGCTCACCAAGAGGGGAGGTGCAGGGCTGGACCCAAGCGTCATCTTCGATATGATATCTGTCGCCAAGCATGTGAGCCAGCAGTTCATCTCTCTCTTGGATTCAGAAATTGCCGCCGCCGAAGCTGAAGAGGCTGAGTGA
- the LOC136529568 gene encoding putative 4-hydroxy-4-methyl-2-oxoglutarate aldolase 2 → MAALPLATAEVCDANPHLIMNGELRALQPIFQIYGRRQVFAGPIVTLKVYEDNVLIREFLEEKGQGRVLVVDGGGSMRCAILGGNPVQQAQNNGWAGILVNGCIRDVDEINGCDIGVRALSSHPMKANKKGMGEKHVPVNIAGTRICDGEWLYADTDGILVSRAELTV, encoded by the coding sequence ATGGCTGCCTTGCCGTTGGCCACCGCTGAAGTATGCGATGCTAATCCTCATCTGATTATGAATGGCGAGCTCCGTGCTCTCCAGCCCATCTTCCAAATCTACGGAAGGCGCCAAGTTTTCGCCGGCCCTATCGTCACACTGAAGGTGTACGAGGACAATGTTCTGATCCGCGAGTTCCTTGAGGAGAAAGGCCAAGGTAGGGTCCTTGTGGTTGATGGTGGTGGGAGCATGCGCTGTGCCATTCTTGGTGGCAACCCCGTCCAGCAGGCACAGAACAATGGGTGGGCTGGTATTCTGGTCAACGGCTGCATCAGGGATGTCGATGAGATCAATGGCTGCGACATTGGTGTGCGAGCTCTGAGCTCGCACCCTATGAAGGCAAACAAGAAGGGGATGGGCGAGAAGCATGTCCCCGTCAACATTGCTGGAACCAGGATTTGTGACGGCGAGTGGCTCTACGCCGATACGGATGGCATTCTTGTCTCAAGGGCGGAACTGACCGTGTAG
- the LOC136529832 gene encoding sucrose synthase 7-like: MPFLPCMFLQHNFSQANQCAFFPTRHLPFHFPAGVHTKKTLPIGQSFVSSCSLPSIKCCPWIPSQSQLHSILLLPPPYRNQSILLRLVSFQATMASKLSFKRTDSIAESMPDALRQSRYQMKKCFQRYVSKGKRLLKNQQLIEELEKSLDDKVEKEKLVEGFLGYIICSTQEAVVLPPYVAFAVRMNPGIWEYVKVHSDDLSVEGITPSEYLKFKETLYDENWAKDDNSLEVDFGALDLSTPHLTLPSSIGNGLQFVSKFMSSKLGDKPEISMKPLLYYLLSLNYRGEKLMVNDTIDTVNKLQTALLLAEVFVSGLPRYTPFLKFEQRFQEWGLEKGWGDNAERCKETLNFLSEVLQAPDPINMEKFFSRVPSIFNIVIFSIHGYFGQEKVLGLPDTGGQVVYILDQVRALEEELLQRIKLQGLNVTPKILVLTRLIPDAKGTKCNVELEPVENTKHSHILRVPFKTEDGKELRQWVSRFDIYPYLERYAQDSCAKILDILEGKPDLIIGNYTDGNLVASLMSSKLGVTQGTIAHALEKTKYEDSDVKWRDLDQKYHFSCQFTADMIAMNTSDFIITSTYQEIAGSKEKPGQYEQHYAFTMPGLCRYATGINVFDPKFNIAAPGADQSIYFPFTQKQKRLTDLHPQIEELLYSKQDTAEHIGYLADRNKPIIFSMARLDKVKNITGLVEWYGQNKRLRDLVNLVVVAGLLEASQSKDREEIEEINKMHSLIDKYQLKGQIRWIKAQTDRVRNGELYRCIADTKGAFVQPALYEAFGLTVIEAMNCGLTTFATNQGGPAEIIVDGVFGFHINPMNGREASNKIADFFQKCKEDPSYWNKVSSAGLQRIYECYTWKIYATKVLNMGSTYGFWKTLNKEDRVAKQRYLQMFYNLQFRNLAKTVPRVFEHPPQAPASAGPSTMTVTRPKERKPQTRIQRIMTSLMGQKSSTSE, from the exons ATGCCTTTCTTGCCTTGCATGTTTCTTCAGCATAACTTCTCCCAAGCAAATCAATGTGCTTTCTTCCCTACGCGCCATCTCCCATTTCATTTTCCAGCTGGCGTCCACACAAAGAAAACTCTGCCAATAGGCCAAAGTTTTGTTTCATCATGCTCCCTTCCTTCTATAAAATGTTGCCCATGGATACCCAGCCAGTCACAGCTTCACagcattcttcttcttcctcctccataCAGAAACCAGAGCATTCTTCTTCGCCTTGTTTCTTTCCAAGCCACCATGGCCTCCAAGCTGAGTTTCAAGAGGACAGACAGCATCGCGGAAAGCATGCCCGATGCACTAAGGCAGAGCCGGTACCAGATGAAGAAATGCTTCCAGAG GTATGTTTCCAAGGGAAAGAGGCTCTTGAAGAACCAGCAGCTCATAGAGGAGCTGGAGAAATCACTGGATGACAAAGTCGAGAAGGAAAAGCTTGTTGAAGGCTTCCTGGGTTACATTATTTGTTCCACGCAG GAAGCAGTGGTGCTACCACCTTATGTTGCATTTGCTGTCAGGATGAATCCTGGCATCTGGGAGTATGTCAAAGTTCATTCTGATGATCTGTCGGTCGAAGGAATCACACCATCTGAGTACCTCAAGTTCAAGGAGACATTATATGACGAGAACTG GGCCAAGGATGACAACTCACTGGAAGTAGATTTCGGTGCTCTTGACCTCTCAACACCCCATCTGACACTGCCATCGTCCATAGGAAATGGGCTCCAGTTTGTGTCCAAATTCATGTCTTCGAAGCTGGGCGACAAGCCTGAAATCAGCATGAAACCGTTGCTGTACTATTTGCTTTCGCTAAACTACCGTGGCGAG AAGCTGATGGTTAACGACACCATCGATACAGTGAACAAGCTTCAGACAGCGCTGCTACTTGCAGAGGTATTTGTTAGTGGGTTGCCAAGATACACGCCATTCCTGAAGTTTGAACAGAG ATTTCAAGAGTGGGGATTGGAGAAAGGGTGGGGTGACAATGCTGAAAGGTGCAAAGAGACGCTGAATTTCCTCTCTGAAGTGCTACAAGCGCCGGACCCTATCAACATGGAGAAGTTCTTCAGCAGAGTTCCATCCATATTCAACATAGTCATCTTCTCCATCCACGGCTACTTTGGCCAAGAGAAGGTTCTTGGCTTGCCAGACACCGGTGGCCAGGTGGTCTACATCCTGGACCAAGTCAGGGCCCTTGAAGAGGAGTTGCTGCAAAGAATCAAGCTGCAGGGTCTGAACGTGACACCAAAGATTCTTGTG CTGACTAGGCTGATACCAGATGCCAAGGGCACAAAATGCAATGTGGAGCTCGAGCCAGTTGAAAATACAAAACATTCCCACATACTTCGTGTGCCATTCAAGACTGAAGACGGCAAGGAGTTGCGCCAGTGGGTGTCCCGGTTTGACATCTATCCTTACCTAGAGAGATATGCCCAG GATTCGTGTGCCAAAATTCTTGACATTTTGGAGGGCAAGCCAGACCTGATCATCGGCAACTATACCGATGGCAACTTAGTGGCGTCTCTCATGTCAAGCAAGCTAGGGGTCACTCAG GGGACAATCGCACACGCTCTAGAGAAGACAAAGTATGAAGATTCAGATGTCAAGTGGAGAGATCTGGACCAGAAGTACCATTTCTCCTGCCAATTCACTGCAGATATGATTGCCATGAATACTAGTGACTTTATCATCACTAGCACATACCAAGAAATTGCTGGAAG CAAAGAGAAGCCTGGCCAATATGAGCAACACTACGCATTCACAATGCCCGGGCTCTGTCGCTACGCCACAGGCATCAATGTCTTTGATCCAAAGTTCAACATTGCTGCACCCGGTGCAGACCAGTCCATCTACTTCCCCTTCACACAGAAGCAGAAGCGGCTGACAGATTTGCACCCACAGATTGAGGAGTTGCTCTACAGCAAGCAGGACACCGCTGAACACAT AGGATATCTGGCAGACAGAAACAAGCCAATCATCTTCTCGATGGCAAGGCTGGACAAGGTGAAGAATATCACTGGACTAGTGGAGTGGTATGGCCAGAACAAGAGACTGAGGGACCTGGTTAACCTTGTTGTCGTTGCGGGCCTGCTGGAAGCATCGCAGTCCAAGGACCGGGAAGAGATTGAAGAAATCAACAAGATGCATAGCCTGATCGACAAGTATCAGCTGAAAGGACAGATTCGCTGGATCAAGGCACAGACTGACCGTGTCCGCAACGGTGAGCTGTACCGTTGCATTGCAGATACAAAGGGTGCATTTGTTCAG CCTGCACTTTACGAAGCATTCGGGTTGACAGTCATTGAAGCGATGAACTGTGGATTGACAACCTTTGCAACAAATCAGGGAGGGCCAGCAGAGATCATTGTGGACGGTGTCTTTGGTTTCCACATAAACCCAATGAATGGCAGGGAGGCAAGCAACAAGATTGCCGATTTCTTCCAAAAGTGCAAGGAAGACCCAAGCTATTGGAACAAGGTGTCCAGTGCTGGGCTCCAGCGCATCTACGAATG CTACACATGGAAGATTTATGCAACTAAAGTCCTGAACATGGGTTCAACGTATGGCTTCTGGAAGACTCTGAACAAGGAGGATAGAGTAGCCAAACAGCGCTACCTGCAGATGTTCTACAATCTTCAGTTCAGGAATCTG GCAAAGACTGTCCCAAGGGTATTCGAACATCCTCCGCAAGCCCCAGCAAGCGCAGGGCCTAGCACAATGACAGTAACGAGGCCGAAAGAAAG AAAGCCACAGACTAGGATTCAGAG GATCATGACCAGCTTGATGGGGCAGAAGTCTTCTACTTCTGAATAA